The following coding sequences are from one Corallococcus caeni window:
- a CDS encoding DapH/DapD/GlmU-related protein has product MSPSPATASLLPTAVGPHFTLASSARLLGTTQVGPGAIISRGAVVRSVGGSVTLGAFSTLREDAVVVGTPERPTSIGEKTVLGPRSLVMGARVGSLCDIGDGAILMPGVTLGDRCLVGEGTVLPPGMVVPDQSVVLGRPGQVLRMLSAEDLAHLQQRRGGDLSLPSAPLTSFSARDRAEDAPMGQLYAFRDRHPFVHPTATLFSSAEVSGDVVIGAGAIIGAGVKITGDLNGPVRIGARVQILENTVLHLQPDTMLVLDEGVVVGPGCVLHACNLGAGTVVEPGAILCEGSHLGKGCHVGAGSLVKARAVFPDYALVEGFPATQVGTRTSPPEPPRWVLRPEDLPGLRRMG; this is encoded by the coding sequence ATGAGTCCCTCACCCGCGACCGCTTCCCTCCTGCCCACCGCGGTAGGTCCTCATTTCACCCTGGCCTCGTCCGCGCGACTGCTGGGCACCACGCAAGTGGGGCCCGGGGCCATCATCTCGCGGGGCGCCGTGGTGCGCTCGGTGGGCGGCTCCGTGACGTTGGGGGCCTTCTCCACGCTGCGCGAGGACGCGGTGGTGGTGGGCACCCCTGAGCGCCCCACCTCCATCGGAGAGAAGACCGTGCTCGGTCCTCGCTCGCTCGTGATGGGCGCACGCGTGGGGTCGCTGTGCGACATCGGCGACGGCGCCATCCTCATGCCCGGCGTGACGTTGGGTGACCGGTGCCTGGTGGGTGAGGGCACGGTGCTGCCGCCCGGCATGGTGGTGCCGGATCAATCCGTGGTGCTGGGCCGGCCGGGGCAGGTCTTGCGGATGCTCTCCGCGGAGGACCTGGCCCACCTGCAGCAGCGCCGGGGCGGTGACCTGTCATTGCCCTCCGCTCCATTGACTTCCTTCTCCGCGCGCGACCGCGCCGAGGACGCCCCCATGGGACAGCTGTACGCCTTCCGCGACCGTCACCCCTTCGTCCACCCCACCGCCACCCTCTTCTCCTCCGCGGAGGTGTCCGGCGACGTGGTCATCGGCGCGGGGGCCATCATCGGCGCGGGGGTGAAGATCACCGGCGACCTGAACGGCCCGGTGCGCATTGGCGCGCGGGTGCAGATCCTGGAGAACACGGTGCTGCACCTTCAGCCAGACACCATGCTGGTGCTGGACGAGGGCGTGGTGGTGGGCCCGGGCTGCGTGCTGCACGCGTGCAACCTGGGCGCGGGCACGGTGGTGGAGCCCGGCGCCATCCTCTGCGAGGGCAGCCACCTGGGGAAGGGCTGCCACGTGGGCGCCGGCAGCCTGGTGAAGGCGCGCGCGGTGTTCCCGGACTACGCGCTGGTGGAGGGCTTCCCCGCGACGCAGGTGGGCACGCGCACGTCACCGCCGGAGCCGCCGCGCTGGGTGCTGCGGCCGGAGGACCTGCCGGGCCTGCGGCGCATGGGGTGA
- a CDS encoding aromatic ring-hydroxylating dioxygenase subunit alpha produces the protein MTVRTVDLDAEADLTRCGALKDFWYVACLSTELPANRPLARTVFGTGLVLFRGPDGAPTALRDRCLHRNARLSKGDVFDGRLGCPYHGWVYDASGAVVEIPALGPPQRGEKLDAHACAHEGLKPAPCDLGRLARFPTREQDGLVYVYLGADVTQARAEPFRVPYWGERGWTVYFMVTRFANGVTNLVENFMDVPHTSFVHRGWFRNPTRKRVPSTVKRHAGRVRMTYHQEEDALTGLGRLFNPRGLPLVHTDEFIVPNVTRVDYQWGDSGFAINSQCTPIGATDTLVYTAISYRLPVDVPGAWVGRALTPLVRWYTRQVIQQDVVIMETQRQGLTDGPGGGVYSGTEADLHHADIEAYRRWLREGAHGPGPEDAERDVVFWV, from the coding sequence ATGACGGTGCGCACCGTGGACCTGGACGCCGAGGCCGACCTCACCCGCTGCGGCGCGCTGAAGGACTTCTGGTACGTGGCCTGCCTCTCCACGGAGTTGCCCGCGAACCGCCCCCTCGCGCGCACCGTGTTCGGAACGGGGCTCGTCCTCTTCCGGGGACCGGACGGCGCTCCCACCGCGCTGCGTGACCGCTGCCTCCACCGCAACGCGCGTCTGTCCAAGGGCGACGTGTTCGACGGACGGCTCGGCTGCCCGTATCACGGCTGGGTCTACGACGCGTCCGGTGCGGTGGTGGAGATCCCCGCGCTGGGCCCGCCCCAGCGTGGAGAGAAGCTGGACGCGCACGCCTGCGCGCACGAAGGGCTCAAGCCCGCACCCTGCGACCTGGGACGGCTCGCGCGCTTCCCCACGCGAGAGCAGGACGGGCTTGTCTATGTTTACCTGGGCGCGGACGTGACACAGGCCCGCGCCGAACCCTTCCGCGTCCCCTACTGGGGCGAGCGCGGCTGGACCGTCTACTTCATGGTGACGCGCTTCGCGAACGGCGTGACGAACCTGGTGGAGAACTTCATGGACGTGCCGCACACGTCCTTCGTGCACCGGGGCTGGTTCCGCAATCCCACGCGCAAACGCGTCCCCTCCACGGTGAAGCGCCACGCGGGCCGCGTGCGGATGACCTACCACCAGGAGGAGGACGCGCTCACGGGCCTGGGACGCCTGTTCAACCCGCGCGGCCTGCCGCTCGTGCACACGGATGAGTTCATCGTCCCCAACGTCACGCGCGTGGACTACCAGTGGGGCGACAGCGGCTTCGCCATCAACTCGCAGTGCACGCCCATCGGGGCCACGGACACGCTCGTGTACACGGCCATCAGCTACCGGCTGCCGGTGGACGTGCCGGGCGCGTGGGTGGGCCGCGCGCTGACACCGCTGGTGCGCTGGTACACGCGGCAGGTCATCCAGCAGGACGTCGTCATCATGGAGACGCAGCGCCAGGGACTGACGGACGGCCCCGGTGGCGGCGTGTACTCCGGCACGGAGGCGGACCTGCACCACGCGGACATCGAGGCCTACCGCCGCTGGCTGCGCGAAGGAGCGCACGGCCCCGGCCCCGAGGACGCGGAGCGCGACGTGGTCTTCTGGGTCTAG
- a CDS encoding GH3 family domain-containing protein, with amino-acid sequence MLSATMAALTPSALRFRHALREPEAAQTECLTRILRAVEDTAQANRVAHFGRIRTAREFQDAVPVSTPDTVAEDVERIARGEAHVLTREPVLRFELSGGSSGASKRVPVTRGLLREFQRALAPMLHEVFLRRPAVREGPSYWSISPLGRRQHRTAGGIPVGSAEDSAWFPRPLQPLLSRVFAVPGSVGQAPHVEPCRYVTLWFLARCSNLSLISVWNPSFLTLLMDALERHGERLAEDLERGTLRPPDQDADGTPVGSDPAWTKLVQGLQGVRDTPRAQVLRAVLREGLPSARTLWPGLALLSMWTDAQAAHAVAGACRRFPGVEVQGKGLLATEGVITVPLFEAPAPVLAVRSHFVEFMDPEHPDTRPLLAQELTAGRTYAVLLSTSGGLLRYRLGDLVRVEGFVHATPCLRFLGRADAVSDLVGEKLSAARVGTVLDAVLGPTRPAFAMLAPEWGTPPAYRLFLEKDQPSDTIAANVERLLCEGHHYRYARELGQLGPVRAVRVRQGARRYEARCIQLGQRAGDIKPMDLHRQPGWTEWFARGTS; translated from the coding sequence ATGCTGAGCGCGACGATGGCGGCGCTGACGCCCTCCGCACTGCGCTTCCGTCATGCGCTGCGGGAGCCGGAGGCCGCGCAGACGGAATGCCTCACGCGCATCCTCCGCGCCGTGGAGGACACGGCCCAGGCGAACCGCGTGGCCCACTTCGGGCGCATCCGCACGGCGCGGGAGTTCCAGGACGCGGTGCCGGTGTCCACGCCGGACACGGTGGCGGAAGACGTGGAGCGCATCGCGCGAGGAGAAGCACACGTCCTCACCCGCGAGCCCGTACTGCGCTTCGAGCTGTCCGGTGGTTCCTCCGGCGCGTCCAAGCGGGTGCCGGTGACACGCGGGCTGCTGCGCGAGTTCCAGCGAGCGCTCGCGCCCATGCTGCACGAGGTGTTCCTGCGCCGCCCCGCGGTGCGCGAGGGCCCCAGTTACTGGTCCATCTCTCCGCTGGGACGGAGGCAGCACCGGACTGCGGGAGGCATCCCGGTGGGCTCGGCGGAGGACAGCGCGTGGTTCCCGCGTCCGTTGCAGCCGCTGCTCTCGCGCGTCTTCGCTGTGCCGGGCTCGGTGGGACAGGCGCCGCACGTCGAGCCTTGCCGTTACGTGACGCTGTGGTTCCTCGCGCGGTGCTCGAACCTGTCGCTGATCAGCGTCTGGAATCCCAGCTTCCTCACGCTGCTGATGGACGCACTGGAGCGGCACGGCGAACGGCTCGCGGAGGATCTGGAGCGCGGCACGCTGCGGCCCCCCGACCAGGATGCGGATGGCACGCCCGTGGGCAGCGACCCCGCCTGGACGAAGCTCGTGCAGGGGCTCCAGGGCGTGCGGGACACACCGCGGGCCCAGGTGCTGCGCGCCGTCTTGCGAGAAGGCCTGCCCTCTGCTCGCACGCTGTGGCCGGGGCTCGCGCTCTTGAGCATGTGGACGGACGCCCAGGCCGCGCACGCGGTGGCCGGCGCATGCCGCCGCTTCCCGGGAGTCGAGGTCCAGGGCAAGGGCCTGCTCGCCACGGAGGGCGTCATCACGGTGCCCCTCTTTGAAGCACCAGCCCCCGTGCTCGCGGTCCGAAGCCACTTCGTCGAGTTCATGGATCCGGAGCATCCCGACACACGGCCACTCCTGGCACAGGAGCTGACGGCGGGCCGCACCTACGCGGTACTCCTCTCCACGTCCGGTGGGCTGCTGCGCTACCGGCTGGGGGATCTCGTCCGAGTGGAAGGCTTCGTGCACGCGACGCCCTGCCTGCGGTTCCTCGGCCGAGCGGACGCGGTATCCGACCTCGTCGGTGAAAAGCTCTCCGCCGCCCGAGTGGGCACGGTGCTGGACGCCGTGCTGGGCCCTACGCGTCCTGCCTTCGCCATGCTCGCGCCGGAGTGGGGGACACCGCCGGCCTACCGGTTGTTCCTTGAGAAGGATCAGCCGTCCGACACCATCGCCGCGAACGTGGAGCGTCTGCTGTGTGAAGGACACCACTACCGCTACGCACGGGAGCTGGGACAGCTCGGTCCCGTGCGCGCGGTGCGTGTGAGACAAGGCGCACGGCGCTACGAGGCCCGGTGCATCCAGCTTGGTCAGCGCGCGGGGGACATCAAGCCCATGGACCTGCACCGCCAACCCGGCTGGACGGAATGGTTCGCAAGAGGAACGTCATGA
- a CDS encoding FG-GAP-like repeat-containing protein, whose translation MSVDVPTPQALAGTRVEWGGWVFPRWNDPRLPFAALLTLYGVLGFTFFGFNRSPGQMAFLVVSGTLLDAALGWVLKRRKELPLSAYISCCSLALLLNYSHASTLLWLPVWLAIGSKYVLTFQGRHVFNPSMFAVAVSLLTTRELITAAPAYQWANGEVALSAFIVMAALVLFFFRVGRGWLVVSFLSFYALQTALRAFILRHHLPPEVLFLGTLGAPSFFIFVFYMLTDPATSPGTRKAQVGVALAITCVDLVLHLKESVYTFFYAALTVATCRFVFMHARELWRTRGAALRQLLAPDMLKRVGVVGGLGAVLATGYSVSAAQGERSAPLAFHLDAQDLKQAGLDSRMGHTLEELDPRVAHVAKWLVAVGDAVATGDFDGDGKLDLFLTHPLGTPEHHAGLYRNLGGLRFERVPVPALERFATRYKEEGLAGGGTFVDWDGDGDLDLAVAVAFGPVRLLRNTLRETGTAGFEDVTQAAGVTDHAVSLGLTFLDYDRDGHLDLLVLNAMTTHLPDYPDPPPLNLFQLPAPEYAGDRRMLRFMHDGWHDANNGGRNALYRGRGDGTFEKQDVEALGLKETHWSLAVSTVDLNHDGWTDLYVANDFGPDDIYLNEGGRHFRHLVGQRFGEIGRDTYKGMNASVADFDRNGWLDVYVSNVHHSLQAEGSLLWMVGPGEDAFVPRFKDEATFRGALNERRFGWGAAAGDLDDDGWPDLVQANGMVDARLDAPQWRIPEGQRNDYWYVNHKLMQSGPEVHTYADKWGDIRGRVLYPNEARRVYLNLGDARPGHFVDVAREVGIEAPDNSRGVLMADLDDDGDLDVLITNQHAPLSLYRNTLRASATDVKPDAHFVGLSLVGDGQRTHRSAVGTRVVVSYEDNGQRVEQVREVGLMGGFSASADPRLHFGLGRHAGPVKAVIHWYGAEPQEVMLEADRYQEVRQPPAPTALRGGP comes from the coding sequence ATGAGTGTGGATGTGCCGACGCCGCAGGCCCTCGCGGGCACGCGAGTGGAGTGGGGCGGCTGGGTGTTTCCCCGCTGGAACGACCCGAGGCTGCCCTTCGCGGCGCTGCTCACGCTCTACGGCGTGCTGGGCTTCACCTTCTTCGGCTTCAACCGCAGCCCCGGGCAGATGGCCTTCCTGGTCGTCTCCGGCACGCTGCTGGACGCGGCCCTGGGCTGGGTGCTCAAGCGGCGCAAGGAGCTGCCGCTCTCCGCGTACATCTCGTGCTGCTCGCTGGCGCTGCTCTTGAACTACTCGCACGCGAGCACGCTCCTGTGGCTGCCGGTGTGGCTGGCCATCGGCTCCAAGTACGTGCTGACCTTCCAGGGGCGGCACGTCTTCAACCCGTCGATGTTCGCGGTGGCCGTGTCGCTGCTCACCACGCGCGAACTCATCACCGCCGCGCCCGCGTACCAGTGGGCCAACGGGGAGGTCGCACTGTCGGCCTTCATCGTGATGGCGGCGCTGGTGCTGTTCTTCTTCCGCGTGGGGCGCGGCTGGCTGGTGGTGAGCTTCCTGTCCTTCTACGCGCTCCAGACGGCGCTGCGCGCGTTCATCCTCCGCCACCACCTGCCGCCGGAGGTGCTGTTCCTGGGCACGCTGGGGGCGCCATCGTTCTTCATCTTCGTCTTCTACATGCTCACGGACCCCGCCACGTCACCGGGGACGCGCAAGGCGCAGGTGGGGGTCGCGCTGGCCATCACCTGCGTGGACCTGGTGCTGCACCTGAAGGAGAGCGTCTACACGTTCTTCTACGCGGCGCTCACCGTGGCCACCTGCCGCTTCGTGTTCATGCACGCGCGTGAGCTGTGGCGCACGCGGGGCGCGGCGCTGCGCCAGCTCCTGGCCCCGGACATGCTCAAGCGCGTGGGCGTGGTGGGAGGGCTGGGGGCGGTGCTGGCCACGGGCTACTCGGTGTCGGCGGCGCAGGGGGAGCGCTCGGCGCCGCTCGCGTTCCACCTGGATGCGCAGGACCTGAAGCAGGCGGGCCTGGACTCCCGGATGGGGCACACGCTGGAGGAGCTGGATCCGCGCGTGGCCCACGTCGCCAAGTGGCTGGTCGCGGTGGGAGACGCGGTGGCCACCGGGGACTTCGATGGGGACGGCAAGCTGGACCTGTTCCTCACGCACCCGCTGGGCACGCCGGAGCACCACGCGGGCCTCTACCGCAACCTGGGCGGCCTGCGCTTCGAGCGCGTCCCCGTGCCCGCGCTGGAGCGCTTCGCCACCCGCTACAAGGAAGAGGGCCTGGCGGGCGGCGGGACGTTCGTGGACTGGGATGGGGACGGGGACCTGGACCTCGCGGTGGCGGTGGCCTTCGGGCCGGTGCGCCTGCTGCGCAACACGCTGCGCGAGACGGGCACGGCGGGCTTCGAGGACGTGACGCAAGCGGCGGGCGTGACGGACCACGCGGTGAGCCTGGGGCTCACGTTCCTGGATTACGACCGCGACGGGCACCTGGACCTGCTGGTGCTCAACGCCATGACGACGCACCTGCCGGACTACCCGGACCCGCCGCCGCTCAACCTCTTCCAGCTCCCCGCACCGGAGTACGCAGGCGACCGCCGCATGCTGCGCTTCATGCACGACGGCTGGCACGACGCGAACAACGGCGGGCGCAACGCGCTCTACCGGGGACGCGGGGACGGCACGTTCGAGAAGCAGGACGTGGAGGCGCTGGGTCTGAAGGAGACGCACTGGTCGCTCGCGGTGAGCACGGTGGACCTGAACCACGACGGGTGGACGGACCTGTACGTGGCCAACGACTTCGGACCGGACGACATCTACCTGAACGAGGGAGGTCGGCACTTCCGCCACCTCGTGGGCCAGCGCTTCGGGGAGATTGGCCGCGACACGTACAAGGGCATGAACGCGAGCGTGGCGGACTTCGACCGCAACGGCTGGTTGGACGTGTACGTGTCCAACGTGCACCACTCGCTCCAGGCGGAGGGCAGCCTCCTGTGGATGGTGGGGCCGGGCGAGGACGCGTTCGTTCCCCGCTTCAAGGACGAGGCCACCTTCCGGGGCGCGCTGAACGAGCGCCGCTTCGGCTGGGGCGCGGCGGCGGGGGACCTGGACGACGACGGGTGGCCGGACCTGGTGCAGGCCAACGGCATGGTGGACGCGCGCCTGGACGCGCCGCAGTGGCGCATCCCGGAGGGACAGCGCAACGACTACTGGTACGTGAACCACAAGCTGATGCAGTCCGGCCCCGAGGTGCACACGTACGCGGACAAGTGGGGCGACATCCGGGGCCGCGTGCTCTATCCGAACGAGGCACGCCGCGTGTACCTCAACCTGGGCGACGCGCGCCCGGGCCACTTCGTGGACGTGGCGAGGGAGGTGGGCATCGAGGCGCCGGACAACTCGCGAGGCGTGTTGATGGCGGACCTGGATGACGACGGCGACCTGGACGTGCTCATCACGAATCAGCACGCGCCGCTGTCGCTGTACCGCAACACGCTGCGAGCCAGCGCCACGGACGTGAAGCCGGACGCGCACTTCGTGGGGCTGTCGCTGGTGGGCGACGGTCAGCGCACGCACCGGAGCGCGGTGGGCACGCGCGTGGTGGTGTCCTACGAGGACAACGGCCAGCGTGTGGAGCAGGTGCGCGAGGTGGGGCTGATGGGAGGCTTCTCCGCGTCGGCGGATCCGAGGCTGCACTTCGGCCTGGGCCGTCACGCGGGGCCGGTGAAGGCGGTCATCCACTGGTATGGCGCGGAGCCACAGGAGGTGATGTTGGAGGCGGACCGCTACCAGGAGGTGCGCCAGCCTCCCGCGCCCACGGCGCTGCGGGGAGGGCCCTGA
- a CDS encoding fatty acid desaturase family protein produces the protein MSSSLPRRAAVPRELLVPATPSGLLRLAAAEWAGMALGWAVMAWAPPVLAPLAVLVVAGRLHALGVLLHDAVHLPSRRREWRLCLLEAVAGYPVASTLAAMRYHHLRHHRDAGLPSDPYRKPPDGGWLRTAWRWLLLVGVIPGWVLRGPVGLCAWVLPSLRTAYARVFLQDRSGRVLTRDAEVAACARAESGQVLFHLGVLALAARWPSAVLWGYAVPLLVASGFNAYRLLAEHTAAPVQGRTLEDVFACTRDHGLGWLGWLGLAPRYVGLHVVHHLHPQVSLTHLPRLRAWYVERFPLHYPRPRSY, from the coding sequence ATGTCCTCTTCCCTGCCTCGCCGCGCGGCGGTGCCTCGCGAGCTGCTCGTTCCGGCCACGCCTTCAGGCCTGCTGCGCCTGGCGGCCGCCGAATGGGCGGGGATGGCCTTGGGATGGGCGGTCATGGCGTGGGCTCCTCCGGTGCTCGCGCCGCTGGCGGTGCTCGTCGTCGCGGGACGGCTGCATGCGCTGGGCGTCCTGCTTCATGACGCGGTCCACCTGCCTTCGCGAAGACGCGAATGGCGACTGTGTCTGCTGGAGGCCGTCGCGGGCTACCCGGTCGCGTCCACGCTGGCGGCGATGCGCTACCACCATCTTCGACACCACCGCGATGCGGGCCTGCCGTCGGATCCCTACCGCAAGCCTCCGGACGGCGGCTGGCTGCGCACGGCGTGGCGATGGCTGCTGCTCGTGGGCGTGATTCCCGGTTGGGTGCTGCGCGGGCCCGTGGGGCTGTGTGCGTGGGTGCTGCCTTCGCTGCGCACGGCGTATGCGCGCGTGTTCCTGCAGGACCGCTCTGGACGCGTGCTCACGCGGGACGCGGAGGTGGCGGCGTGTGCCCGGGCGGAGAGTGGGCAGGTGCTGTTCCACCTGGGCGTGCTGGCGCTGGCGGCGCGGTGGCCTTCCGCGGTGCTGTGGGGGTACGCGGTGCCCTTGCTGGTGGCGTCGGGGTTCAACGCGTACCGGTTGCTCGCGGAGCACACCGCCGCGCCGGTGCAGGGACGAACCCTGGAAGATGTGTTCGCGTGCACGCGTGACCACGGGCTGGGATGGCTGGGGTGGTTGGGATTGGCGCCCCGATACGTGGGGCTGCACGTGGTGCACCACCTGCATCCGCAGGTGTCCCTTACGCACCTGCCCCGGCTTCGCGCGTGGTACGTCGAGCGCTTCCCCCTCCACTATCCCCGGCCTCGTTCCTACTGA
- a CDS encoding imm11 family protein produces MTMRYFELLDDMDIQDRWLPGEATNSQGQEIDDIWQFADGCPVQIKEHLRIPISHPGALLDYATTSVGGAPVVHRRVANIFSELAPDDVQVIPVEVEGQIEPYFILVATRNIRCIDDERSGEVQFWHPEDGQPDKVGTYRAVSRMRIDPAKVGDAKVFRPWGWTVALIVSEDIKDAVERAGVTGMRFEEVTGPSPVSPEQREHNRKLKALYDRTETARTAFWRTLGTLDEKAILPIVVGGGWPAKRQVWRVIHRPEGRTLFVTDGLSDFFVEAVEPSVGFGLELALETDEDQARWPVTLLERIANELVGHEHLREPARTGILSMEVGGEHMPEPLLTKDGRVAVLLGMDTPTLPTHFTMPDGQVRLVTVKTLMPRELTYLLEHGREELLHRFNQSHPGHLSRAWRQSVV; encoded by the coding sequence ATGACGATGCGGTACTTCGAGCTGCTGGACGACATGGACATCCAGGATCGCTGGCTGCCAGGCGAGGCGACGAACTCCCAGGGACAGGAGATCGACGACATCTGGCAGTTCGCGGATGGATGTCCTGTCCAGATCAAGGAGCACCTCAGGATTCCCATCTCTCATCCAGGCGCGCTCCTGGATTACGCGACGACGAGCGTGGGGGGAGCCCCTGTTGTTCACCGGCGGGTCGCGAACATCTTCAGCGAACTGGCACCGGATGACGTGCAGGTCATTCCTGTCGAGGTCGAGGGACAGATTGAGCCGTACTTCATCCTCGTCGCGACACGGAACATCCGATGTATCGATGATGAGCGCTCCGGAGAGGTTCAGTTCTGGCATCCGGAAGATGGACAACCCGACAAGGTGGGAACGTATCGGGCTGTCTCCCGCATGCGCATCGATCCGGCGAAGGTCGGCGATGCCAAGGTCTTTCGACCCTGGGGATGGACCGTTGCGCTCATCGTCTCTGAGGACATCAAAGATGCGGTGGAGCGTGCTGGAGTCACGGGGATGAGGTTCGAGGAAGTCACGGGCCCCAGTCCTGTCAGCCCCGAGCAGCGCGAACACAACCGCAAGCTCAAGGCGCTCTACGACCGGACCGAAACGGCCCGCACCGCGTTCTGGCGCACCCTGGGCACGTTGGATGAGAAAGCCATCCTCCCCATCGTCGTCGGAGGTGGCTGGCCCGCGAAGCGGCAGGTCTGGCGCGTCATCCACCGCCCCGAGGGACGCACGCTCTTCGTGACAGACGGCCTCTCCGACTTCTTCGTGGAGGCCGTGGAGCCCTCCGTAGGCTTTGGTCTGGAGCTCGCACTCGAAACCGACGAAGACCAAGCCAGATGGCCCGTGACGCTGCTGGAGCGCATCGCCAACGAGCTCGTGGGCCACGAACACCTGCGCGAACCCGCGAGGACCGGCATCCTCTCCATGGAAGTGGGCGGAGAGCACATGCCCGAACCCCTCCTGACGAAAGACGGCCGCGTCGCCGTGCTCCTGGGCATGGACACACCCACGCTCCCCACCCACTTCACCATGCCGGACGGACAGGTCCGGCTGGTCACCGTGAAGACGCTCATGCCCCGGGAGCTCACGTACCTGCTGGAGCACGGCCGGGAAGAACTGCTCCACCGCTTCAACCAGTCCCACCCCGGCCACCTGTCCCGCGCCTGGCGCCAGTCCGTGGTCTGA